In Opitutales bacterium, a single window of DNA contains:
- a CDS encoding DUF433 domain-containing protein, producing the protein MSDLLKRITVEPGKCGGRPCIRGYRLRVSDLLSLIAAGSTHEEIFEDYPFLETDDITAALTYAAQQTDHTIIVGAA; encoded by the coding sequence ATGAGCGATCTCCTAAAACGCATCACCGTTGAGCCTGGAAAGTGTGGCGGGCGACCCTGTATTCGCGGCTATCGCCTCCGGGTAAGTGATCTTCTCAGTCTAATCGCCGCAGGCTCTACCCATGAGGAGATTTTTGAGGACTATCCCTTTCTGGAGACCGACGACATCACAGCTGCCCTCACCTATGCCGCGCAGCAGACTGACCATACGATTATCGTCGGTGCTGCGTGA
- a CDS encoding DUF5615 family PIN-like protein: protein MKFLIDVQCPLTLARWLRGRNMDAIHALEQKWGQKSDHELWVIAQKEDRIVISKDEDFFLLASRPEDEGRLLWIRLGNCRTSDLITHINRNWSEITDAFVQNQRIVELR, encoded by the coding sequence GTGAAATTTTTAATCGACGTCCAATGCCCACTCACTCTGGCGCGCTGGCTCCGAGGCCGTAACATGGACGCTATTCATGCGCTCGAACAAAAATGGGGACAAAAGAGCGACCATGAACTTTGGGTAATCGCTCAAAAAGAGGACCGAATCGTAATCAGTAAAGATGAAGACTTTTTTCTCCTTGCGTCGCGCCCTGAAGACGAAGGGCGCCTGCTCTGGATTCGATTAGGAAACTGCCGCACATCAGACTTGATCACACATATCAACCGGAATTGGTCGGAAATTACAGATGCTTTTGTTCAAAATCAACGGATCGTCGAGCTCCGTTAA